In a single window of the Ruminococcus albus 7 = DSM 20455 genome:
- the rsmI gene encoding 16S rRNA (cytidine(1402)-2'-O)-methyltransferase: MGKLYVVGTPIGNLGDMTYRAIETLKNVDFICAEDTRVTLKLLNHFEIKKQLICYQEHNAAKAGEQILARLTGSEDAAIVTDAGMPCISDPGEKLVKLCAENGIKVEVVPGPSAVISALAISGLNTSRFRFEGFLSVNKRQRYDHLAQVRDAEETLIFYEAPHKLHKTLRDMLDYFGDRRISLCRELTKLHEEVIRTTLSQALEMYPDNKSAKGEFVLVIEGAAPEAAETADTIEQAYEQVRALVEKGVRGTDACREIAKSTGFPKGELYAMLVEENSRK; this comes from the coding sequence ATGGGCAAGCTATACGTTGTGGGCACCCCCATAGGCAACCTTGGGGATATGACATACCGCGCCATCGAAACACTTAAGAATGTTGATTTTATATGCGCTGAGGATACCCGTGTAACACTTAAACTGTTAAATCACTTTGAGATAAAAAAACAGCTGATATGCTATCAGGAGCATAATGCCGCAAAGGCAGGCGAGCAGATACTCGCAAGGCTGACAGGCAGCGAGGATGCGGCTATCGTCACCGATGCGGGTATGCCGTGTATATCTGACCCGGGCGAGAAACTGGTCAAGCTTTGCGCTGAAAACGGCATAAAAGTCGAGGTAGTACCGGGACCGTCGGCAGTAATATCAGCACTGGCAATAAGCGGACTGAATACATCAAGGTTCAGGTTCGAGGGATTTCTCTCGGTTAACAAGCGGCAGAGGTATGACCACCTGGCACAGGTGCGTGATGCCGAAGAAACGCTGATATTCTATGAAGCACCCCATAAGCTGCACAAGACCCTGAGAGATATGCTGGACTATTTCGGTGACAGACGTATATCCCTGTGCAGGGAGCTTACCAAGCTGCATGAGGAAGTGATACGCACCACACTGTCGCAGGCGCTGGAGATGTACCCCGACAATAAGTCGGCAAAGGGTGAGTTCGTGCTTGTTATTGAAGGCGCTGCCCCCGAAGCTGCCGAAACCGCTGATACCATAGAACAGGCTTACGAACAGGTCAGGGCTCTGGTAGAAAAGGGTGTGCGCGGAACAGATGCCTGCCGTGAGATAGCAAAGTCAACAGGATTCCCGAAAGGTGAGCTTTACGCTATGCTGGTGGAGGAAAACTCCCGCAAATAA
- a CDS encoding transglutaminase domain-containing protein — protein sequence MKRNGTIAVLAAALILAGCSGTAQNNESKSETETTADTSFAVTTTTTENTEPPAEETTSDEEEVSEEVLYDWTPISQAYLAGDPSGLDEIQTEIYTKASEVIDKIITDGMSDYDKELAIHDYIIQNVEYDIGMLGIFEDHGEHAGDPYGALVDGKCICSGYTTTFNMFMDMLGIPCTSTMAAADGDEPHAWNMVQIDGHWYYTDVTWDDPVPDIKGRPEHHKYFNTSKEVMASRHVWDSSSDPVCDTDKDSYAAHELVTVSSTDDIVNALKAAVEKRSANVYFIPEDPEGWSLEETDAVDTYLTAGVIGGKTLKIAQRDFKNAKGSCFIQWQRMKIGDKIAVSGTILL from the coding sequence ATGAAAAGAAACGGAACGATAGCTGTACTCGCAGCAGCACTGATACTGGCAGGCTGTTCGGGAACGGCTCAGAACAATGAGAGCAAGTCCGAGACAGAAACCACTGCCGATACTTCCTTTGCAGTGACCACTACCACCACGGAAAATACCGAGCCGCCCGCAGAGGAAACCACATCCGACGAGGAAGAGGTATCCGAAGAAGTGCTTTACGATTGGACACCCATATCACAGGCTTACCTTGCAGGTGATCCCTCAGGGCTTGACGAGATACAGACCGAGATATACACTAAGGCTTCCGAGGTCATAGACAAAATTATAACCGATGGTATGAGCGACTACGACAAGGAGCTGGCGATTCACGACTATATCATACAGAATGTTGAATACGATATAGGTATGCTTGGGATATTTGAAGACCACGGTGAACACGCAGGTGACCCTTACGGTGCTCTCGTTGACGGAAAATGTATATGCAGCGGCTATACCACCACTTTCAATATGTTCATGGATATGCTGGGCATACCATGCACCTCCACCATGGCGGCGGCTGACGGCGATGAGCCCCATGCCTGGAACATGGTACAGATAGACGGTCACTGGTACTATACGGACGTCACCTGGGATGACCCTGTCCCTGATATAAAGGGCAGACCCGAGCATCACAAGTATTTCAACACCTCAAAGGAGGTAATGGCAAGCCGCCACGTATGGGACAGCAGCAGCGATCCTGTATGTGATACCGACAAGGACAGCTATGCGGCGCACGAGCTTGTTACGGTAAGTTCCACAGATGACATAGTAAATGCCCTGAAAGCTGCTGTAGAGAAGCGCTCCGCAAATGTATACTTTATACCTGAAGATCCCGAGGGCTGGAGCCTTGAAGAAACTGACGCGGTCGATACTTACCTCACCGCAGGAGTTATAGGCGGAAAAACGCTGAAGATCGCCCAGAGAGATTTCAAAAACGCCAAAGGCTCCTGCTTCATACAGTGGCAGCGCATGAAGATAGGCGACAAGATAGCTGTTTCGGGAACCATACTGCTTTGA
- a CDS encoding dockerin type I domain-containing protein codes for MKYKITALAAAAVIAISSAAGSILTASAAGIRATQDSSDFLTDCSSRAGYDYLGTMKNGKALQRAYDKMCDAAEKLWNDTDRTISNLQNYYYYAAIPYDGLTYDEMGIVYVTFKNDFPLYYFAEGLMVGDAKNFYMVTDISYIKGSARAKAQQDIREYITSTAKKAESAESVYEKALIIHNAINNDLEYAYDSEGAASGEPWAHNILGACCNGKGVCECYARTFQAVMNYLDIDNYFVSGMTDQGDHAWNAVRMDDGKCYYVDCTWDDVSGRNIYFAKGKRTMSADHKVDVPCDDPLRFFIKLPDISYTDLDPQTILRERETGDINGDETVNVTDISIIAAHIKSVRPLYGINLKYADITGDGKVNISDLSKLAAKVKGKS; via the coding sequence ATGAAATATAAGATAACTGCTCTTGCAGCAGCTGCGGTCATCGCCATATCATCTGCTGCAGGCAGTATACTGACAGCCTCAGCTGCGGGGATACGCGCCACACAGGACAGCAGCGACTTCCTGACAGATTGCAGCAGCCGAGCAGGATATGATTATCTGGGGACTATGAAAAACGGCAAAGCCCTGCAGCGTGCCTACGATAAAATGTGTGATGCCGCAGAGAAGCTTTGGAACGATACCGACAGAACGATAAGCAATTTACAGAATTACTATTACTACGCTGCTATACCGTATGACGGACTGACCTATGATGAAATGGGTATAGTCTATGTCACGTTCAAGAACGACTTCCCTCTTTATTACTTTGCCGAAGGGCTTATGGTAGGTGATGCGAAAAACTTTTATATGGTAACCGATATCAGCTATATAAAAGGCAGCGCAAGGGCAAAGGCACAGCAGGATATCAGGGAGTACATAACAAGCACAGCCAAAAAAGCAGAGAGTGCTGAGTCTGTTTACGAAAAAGCCCTGATAATACATAACGCCATAAATAATGATCTTGAATATGCTTATGACAGCGAAGGCGCTGCTTCGGGTGAACCATGGGCACATAACATACTCGGGGCTTGCTGTAACGGCAAGGGCGTATGCGAATGCTACGCAAGAACATTTCAGGCAGTAATGAACTATCTTGACATAGATAACTATTTCGTATCAGGCATGACTGATCAAGGAGATCACGCCTGGAATGCGGTCAGGATGGATGACGGGAAATGCTATTATGTAGACTGCACCTGGGACGATGTATCAGGAAGGAACATATACTTTGCCAAGGGCAAAAGGACCATGAGCGCCGATCACAAGGTGGACGTGCCATGTGATGATCCTTTGCGTTTCTTCATCAAACTGCCCGACATATCCTATACCGATCTGGATCCACAGACAATACTCAGAGAGAGAGAAACCGGAGACATAAACGGCGATGAAACCGTAAATGTTACTGATATATCAATCATCGCTGCACACATAAAAAGTGTCAGACCCTTGTACGGCATAAACCTGAAATATGCTGACATAACCGGTGACGGCAAAGTGAATATATCAGATCTTTCAAAACTCGCAGCAAAAGTAAAAGGCAAATCATAA
- a CDS encoding amidohydrolase — translation MRIKNVRIYTMNDNDHVIENGFVTVENGIITAVGEGCPTQGDENDIDGMGMTLYPGFIDAHTHMGLTSAGVGIEGEDLNEEFDPCTPQLRIIDGINPIDYSFEMARQTGITTVIVSPGSTNPIAGSIAAVKTAGKRIDKMVIRTVGMKFALGENPKLTYMDHEQSPATRMAVASIIRDNLHKAQRYMRDIEQAETESDLPDYDSSMEALLPLLRREIKAHFHCHRADDIFTAVRIANEFDLDYTLIHCTSGHLIADELADEHASCVVGPVICDRCKPEMAELSPANAAVLKANGLDVAVCTDHSEVPIEYLPISVGICIKHGLSFYDGVKAVTCTPAKIANIFDRTGSIEEGKDADLVLFGDDPFEVMSSPALVMIGGKIVRRDKV, via the coding sequence ATGCGCATAAAAAATGTCAGGATATATACGATGAATGACAATGACCACGTGATAGAGAACGGTTTTGTTACTGTTGAAAACGGCATCATCACAGCGGTCGGGGAAGGCTGCCCCACACAGGGTGACGAAAATGATATCGACGGCATGGGCATGACCCTTTACCCCGGGTTCATAGATGCACATACCCACATGGGTCTGACCTCGGCAGGCGTGGGCATCGAGGGTGAAGACCTCAATGAGGAATTCGACCCCTGCACACCTCAGCTGCGCATCATCGACGGCATAAACCCTATAGACTACAGCTTTGAGATGGCAAGGCAGACAGGCATAACAACTGTGATAGTATCCCCGGGTTCTACAAATCCCATAGCAGGCAGCATAGCCGCTGTAAAAACAGCAGGCAAGCGCATAGACAAAATGGTAATAAGAACTGTGGGCATGAAATTTGCACTGGGCGAAAATCCAAAGCTTACTTATATGGATCACGAGCAGTCACCTGCTACCAGAATGGCTGTGGCAAGCATAATAAGAGATAATCTGCACAAAGCTCAGAGATATATGAGGGACATAGAACAGGCTGAAACAGAAAGCGACCTGCCCGACTATGACAGTTCAATGGAAGCACTGCTCCCCCTTCTCAGGCGTGAGATAAAGGCACATTTCCATTGTCACCGCGCTGATGATATATTCACCGCAGTGAGGATAGCAAATGAGTTCGACCTGGACTATACACTTATACACTGCACCTCGGGTCATCTCATCGCTGACGAGCTGGCAGACGAACACGCAAGCTGTGTTGTAGGGCCTGTTATATGCGACAGATGCAAGCCCGAAATGGCAGAACTTTCTCCCGCCAATGCCGCTGTGCTCAAAGCTAACGGTCTGGATGTTGCCGTATGCACCGACCATTCAGAGGTACCGATAGAGTATCTGCCAATATCCGTGGGGATATGCATAAAACACGGACTGAGCTTCTATGACGGAGTAAAAGCTGTCACCTGCACCCCTGCAAAGATAGCAAATATCTTTGACAGAACAGGTTCCATAGAAGAAGGCAAGGATGCCGACCTTGTGCTTTTCGGTGATGACCCCTTTGAGGTCATGAGCTCACCTGCACTTGTAATGATAGGCGGAAAGATAGTCAGGAGGGATAAGGTCTGA